CCGGGATGCGGTATTCGAGGCGCACGCGGCCGCGGCCGTCCGGCTCCATGTTGACCAGCTCGCCCTTGCGCTCGCCCAACGCCTGCATCACGCCGCCCTGGTGCTGGTCCTCGATGTCGGCGGTCACCATCTCGATCGGCTCGTACCGCACGCCATCGATGTCGCGGAATACCACGCGCGGCTTCGACACCGCGAGCTCGTACCCTTCGCGCCGCATGTTCTCCAGCAGGATGGTCAGGTGCAGCTCGCCGCGGCCCATCACCTCGAACACGCCTTCCTCGTCGGTTTCCTTGACGCGCAGCGCCACGTTGTGCTGCAGCTCCTTCTGCAAGCGGTCCCAGATCTGGCGACTGGTGACGAACTTGCCTTCACGGCCGGCCAGCGGACTGGTGTTGACGCAGAAATTCATCGTCAGCGTGGGCTCGTCCACCTTGAGCATGGGCAGCGGCGCCGGATTTGCCGGGTCGGTGACCGTCACGCCGATGCCGATGTCGGCAATGCCGTTGATCAGCACGATCTCGCCCGGGCCGGCTTCGGTGGCCTGCACGCGCTCCAGCCCCTGGAAGGTCAGCACCTGGTTGACCCGGCCCTTGAAGGACTTGCCGTCGGGGCCTTCCATAACCACCACGTCCATCATCGGTCGGATGGTGCCGGCGTTGATGCGGCCGACGCCGATGCGGCCCACGAAGGTCGAGAAGTCGATGGCCGAGATCTGCAGCTGCAGCGGCGCATCCGGATCGCCCGCATGGGCCGGCACATGCTCGAGGATGGTGTCGAACAGGGCCGACATGTCGGGGCCCCACTGCTCGCCCGGTGCCCCCTCTTCCAGCGACGACCAGCCGTTGATGCCCGAGGCGTAGACGACGGGGAAGTCCAGCTGCTCGTCCGTCGCGCCCAGCTTGTCGAACAGATCGAAGGCGGCATTGACCACGTGGTCGGGGCGAGCACCCGGCTTGTCGACCTTATTCACCACCAGGATGGGCTTGAGGCCCAGCGCCAGGGCCTTCTTGGTGACGAATCGCGTCTGGGGCATCGGGCCTTCCTGGGCGTCGATCAGCAGCACCACGCCGTCCACCATGCTGAGCGCGCGCTCCACCTCGCCGCCGAAGTCGGCGTGGCCGGGGGTATCCACGATGTTGATGTGCATGCCCTTCCAGGTCACGGCGCAGTTCTTTGCGAGGATCGTGATGCCGCGCTCTTTTTCGATCGCGTTGTTGTCCATCACGGTGTCGACCACTTTCTCGTGCGCGGCGAAGGTGCCCGACTGGCGCAGCAGCTGGTCGACCATCGTGGTCTTGCCATGGTCCACGTGGGCAATGATGGCGATGTTTCGGATCTGGTTGGTGCTCATGGTGTGGCTTCGGTCAAAAGTGTCTGCTGGATTTCGATGGGGTTCAGCAAGCGCCCCGGAATGAGTTCGCCGGCCTTCACATGCGCGGTGCCGAGGAACGCGCGCGGCGCGCGGCCGAAGACGGCGACCTCCGCCGCATCGGGCCAGTCGCCGCGCCGGCGCAGGCCCGACAGGAAGCGTGCCGCATCTTCTGCCGCCAGCATGACGCTCGTATGGCCGGCCACCAGCGACTCGACAGGCAGCAGCTGGGCGAGGCGCTCTTCGTCGCTCATGGCTTCCAGTGCTTCCAGCGTCACGCACTGAGATGCGTCGAAACCGCCCGTGGCCGTGCGGCGCAGCGCGCTGAGATGGGCACCACAGCCGAGCGCCTCGCCGATGTCCTCGCCGAGGGTGCGGATGTAGGTGCCCTTGCTCACGCTGGCCCGGATGCGGATCTCGTGCGCCGACAGCTGAACGAGCTCTAGCGCATGGACCACGACATCGCGTGGCGCACGCTCGACCTCGACGCCCTCTCGGGCGTACTGGTAGAGCGCCTTGCCGTCCTTCTTGAGGGCGCTGTGCATGGGCGGCACCTGGCGGATCGGGCCGGTGAACTGTGCCTGGACGCGCGCCAGGGCCTCGGACGTGACGGCTACGGGCCGCTCCTCGATCACCTCGCCCTCGGCATCGCCGGTGGAGGTGCGGATGCCCAGCCGTGCAGTGGCCTCGTAGGTCTTGTCCGCGTCGAGGTGCAGCTGGCTGAACTTGGTCGCCGCACCGAAGCACAGCGGCAGCACGCCGCTGGCGAGCGGATCGAGCGTGCCCGTGTGCCCGGCCTTCTCGGCGCGCAGGAGCCACTTGGCCTTCTGCAAGGCCTGGTTGCTGGACAGGCCCAGCGGCTTGTCGAGCAGAAGCACCCCATGCACAGGGCGCCGCTGCACCCGTGTGCGTGGCGCGTTCATCCTCAGTCGTCTTTGGAACGGGAGGCGACGGCCTGCGCGATCAGCGCATTCATGTCGGCGGCGCGCTCGGTGGTGCGGTCGAACTGGAAGTGCAGCGTGGGCACCGTGTGGATGTGCAGCCGCTTGAAAAGGCCATTGCGCAGGAAGCCCGCCGCCTGGTTGAGCGCCTCGGTGGTCTCCACCGGGTCGCCCACCAGCAGGCTGAAGAAGACCTTCGCATGCGCGTAGTCGGGCGTGACTTCGACCGCCTGGATCGTGACCATGCCCACCCGCGGATCCTTCAGCTCGCGCGCGATCAGCTCCGTCAGATCGCGTTGGATCTGATCGGCGACCTTGAAGGCGCGATTGGGGGTTGCGGCTTTTCTCTTAGGCATGGCCAGGATCGTGACGCCTCGGTGACGCCTACAGCGTCCGCGCGATCTCCTTGATCTCGAAGAACTCCAGCTGATCACCTTCCTTGATGTCGTTGTAGTTCTTGAGCTTGATACCGCACTCGAAGCCTTCGCGCACCTCGCGCACGTCGTCCTTCATCCGCTTGAGCGACTCGAGCTCGCCGGTGTAGACGACCACGTTGTCGCGCAGCAGGCGGAAATGCGCGCTGCGGGTGACATAGCCCGAGGTGACGTAGCAACCGGCAACCGTGCCGATCTTGGAGGCCACGAACACGGTGCGGATCTCGGCCGAGCCGATGACCTCTTCGCGACGCTCGGGCGCCAGCATGCCGGCCATGGCCGTCTTCAGCTCGTCTACAGCGTCGTAGATGATGCTGTAGTAGCTGATGCTGACGTTGTTGCCCTCGGCCAGACGGCGGGCGCCGGCATCGGCGCGCACGTTGAAGCCGATGACCGTGGCCTTGGAGGCGATCGCGAGGTTGATGTCCGACTCGCTGATGCCGCCCACCGCCGCATACACCACCTGCACCTTGACCTCGTCGGTCGAGAGCTTGAGCAGCGACTGCGCGAGCGCTTCCTGCGAGCCCTGGACGTCCGCCTTGATGATGATCGGCAGCGTCTTGACCTCGCCGGCGCCCATCTCCGAGAACACGTTCTCGAACTTGGCGGCCTGCTGCTTGGCCAGCTTGGTATTGCGGAACTTGCCCGCGCGGTAGGTCGCGATCTCGCGCGCGCGGCGCTCGTCGCTCATCACCATGAACTCGTCGCCGGCCTGCGGCACCTCGGTCAGGCCCTGGATCTCCACCGGGATCGAAGGGCCGGCCTCCTTGGTGGGCTTGCCGTCCTCGTCCAGCATGGCGCGCACGCGGCCGTAGGTCGAGCCGGCCAGCACCACGTCGCCGATCTTGAGCGTGCCGGATTGAACCAGCACGGTCGCGACCGGGCCGCGGCCCTTGTCCAGCTGCGCTTCGATCACCAGGCCCTTGGCGGCCGCATCGACCGGGGCCTTGAGCTCCAGCACCTCGGCCTGCAGCAGCACCTGCTCCAGCAGATCGTCCACGCCCTGGCCGGTCTTGGCGGACACCGACACGAAGGGGGTGTCGCCGCCGTATTCCTCGGGCACCACTTGCTCGGCCACCAACTCCTGCTTGACGCGGTCGAGGTTGGCATCGGGCTTGTCGATCTTGTTGATCGCCACCACGATCGGCACCTTGGCGGCCTTGGCGTGGCTGATGGCTTCCTTGGTCTGGGGCATGACGCCGTCGTCCGCTGCCACCACCAGGATCACGATGTCGGTCGCCTGCGCGCCGCGGGCTCGCATAGCGGTGAAGGCCTCGTGGCCCGGGGTATCCAGGAAGGACACCATGCCGCGTTCGGTCTGCACGTGGTATGCGCCGATGTGCTGCGTGATGCCGCCGGCTTCGCCCGCCGCGACCTTGGTGCGGCGGATGTAGTCCAGCAGCGAGGTCTTGCCGTGGTCGACGTGGCCCATCACGGTCACGACCGGCGCGCGCGGCAGCGCTTCGGCCAGCTGCGCGGACACGTCCTCGTCGGTGAAGGCTTCCGGATCGTCCAGGGCAGCCACGACCGCGTTGTGGCCCATTTCCTCGACGATGATCATCGCCGTGTCCTGGTCCAGCGACTGGTTGATGGTGGCCATCTGACCCAGCTTCATCAGCTGCTTGATGACCTCCGAGGCCTTCACTGCCATCTTGTGCGCCAACTCCGAGACCGTGATGGTCTCGGGCACGTGCACTTCGATGATGCGCGCCTCGACCGGCGCGGCCTGCACGCGTTCTTCCTGGCCGCCACGGTCATTGCCGCGGCGCCCGCGCGGACCGCCGCGCCAGTTGCCGCGGCCGACGCCGCCGCTGGCATCGCCGCGGGTCTTGATTTCCTTCTTCTTGGCGGTGTCGCCGGCCCAGCTCGACGAGAGCTTGGCGGACTTGACTTCCTTGCCTGCGCCAGGCGCCGCGGCGCCGGGTGCAGCCGGCGCGCCAGGGCGGGCCGCCGGAGCGGTCGGCTTGTGCAGCGTACCCTTGACGCCAGCGGCCTTGGCTTCCGGTGCTGGCTTCTCGGGCGCCTTGTGCGGCACGAGCACGCGGGCGGGCGCATTCATCATGGCGCGAATGGCTTCCGCCTCGGCCAGCGCCTTGCGGCGGCGCTCGTCGAGGTCCTTGGCGCGCGCGGCTTCCTCATCGGCGCGGGCCTTCGATTCGGCAGCCGCCTTGGCCTTGGCGTCTTCCTTGACCTGGGCGGCAGCGGCTTCGGCAGCGGCCTTGCGGTCGATCACGGCCGGGGCTTCCTCGGGCGCTTCGGGCGCGCCTTCGGTCACGGCGGCGGCAGCCTTTTCCGAGGCAGCCTTCGCACGCGCGGCGCGGGCCTGCTGCTCGGCCTGTTCGGCACGCTCCGCCTTCTCGCGCTCGCGTGCCTCGGCTTCCTCGCGCAGGCGGCGCTTCTCGACCAGCTCTTCCTCCTGGCGGCGGATCAGCTCCGCCTGTCGGCGCGCCTCTTCCTCGCGGCGCGCGAGTTCGGCCTCGTCGACGCGCGGCGCGGCGGGCTCGGCAGCGGAGGGCGCAGGAGCGTCGGCGACCCCCCTCACCGGCTCGGGCGTGGCCGGATGTCCCTCGTCGCGCTGGATGAAGGTGCGCTTCTTGCGCACTTCGACCTGGATCGTGCGCGCACGGCCGGTGGCGTCGGCCTGCTTGATCTCAGTGGTCGATTTCTTGGTCAGCGTGATCTTCTTGCGCTCAGGCTCGACCGTGCCGTGGCTGGCCTTCAGGAAGCCGAGCAGGCGCTGCTTGTCCGCCTCGGTGAGCGCGTCGGTGACGGCGGCCTTGGGCACGCCCGCGCTCTTGAGCTGGTCAAGCAGGATTTCGGGCGTCTTCTTGAGCTCGTTCGCGAACTCGGCGACAGTGGTACTGGACATATTGCTTTCGTGCCTCCATGACCGTCACTCTTGGCCGGCGAACCAGTGTTCGCGGGCCTTCAAGATCAGGTTCTTGGCTTCATCGGCGCTCTGGCCGGTGATTTCGGTGAGTTCGTCGACCGCGAGGTCGGCCAGGTCGTCGCGCGTATGCACGCCAGCCTCGGCCAGCTTCGGGATCAGGGCGGGGTCGAGGCCCGCGAGATCGCGCAGGTCCTGCGAGACGCTTTCGACGTTCTCTTCCCGGGCGATTTCCATGGTGAGCAGCGCATCCTTGGCGCGCGAGCGCAGCTCGTTGATCGTGTCCTCGTCGAAGCTCTCGATTTCGAGCAACTCGGAGATCGGCACGTAGGCCACCTCCTCAAGGCTGGTGAAGCCCTCGGAGATAAGGATGTCGGCGATCTCCTCGTCGACGTCGAGCTTCTCCATGAAGAGCTTGCGGCTGGCGTCGGTCTCGCTCGCCTGCTTCTGGGCAGACTCGTTGGCATCCATGATGTTGATCTTCCAGCCGGTCAGCTCGGAGGCGAGCCGCACGTTCTGGCCGCCGCGGCCAATCGCAATCGCGAGGTTCTCCTCGTCGACCACCACGTCCATGGCGTGCTTTTCCTCGTCGACCACGATCGAGGACACGTTGGCCGGGGCCAGCGCGCCGATCACGAACTGTGCCGGGTCCTCGCTCCACAGCACGATGTCCACGCGCTCGCCGGCGAGCTCGTTGGTGACGGCGTTGACGCGCGTGCCGCGCACGCCGACGCAGGTGCCGATCGGGTCGACACGCTTGTCGTGCGAGAGCACCGCGATCTTGGCCCGCGAGCCGGGGTCGCGGGCGCAGCTCTTGATCTCCAGCAGGCCCTGCTCGATCTCGGGCACTTCCTGGCGGAACAGCTCGATCATGAACTCGGGCGCCGCGCGCGACAGGATGATGGGCGCGCCGCGCAGCGTGAGGTCGACCTCCATGATCATGGCCCGTACGCGATCGCCGTTGCGCAGGTTCTCCTTGGAGATCATTTCGCTGCGGCGCAGGCGCCCTTCGACGCGTCCCGCCTCGACGATGATGTCGCCCTTGTCGAGCCGCTTGACGGTGCCGGTGAAGATCTTCTCGCCGCGCGACATGAAGTCGTTGAGCAGCATCTCGCGCTCGGCGTCGCGGATCTTCTGCAGGATGACCTGCTTGGCCGCCATCGCGCCGATGCGCCCGATCGGCACCGAGTCCACCGACTCCTCGATGTACTCGTCGACCTCGATGTCGGGCATCTCTTCCTTGGCCTCGAACAGCAGGATCTCCTGGTCGGGCAGCTGCAGGCCCGCCTCGTCGGGCACCACGTGCCAGCGGCGGAAGGTCTCGTAGTCGCCGCTGTCGCGATCCACCGCAACGCGGATGTCCACATCGCCCTGGTAGAGCTTCTTGGTGGCCTGCGCCAAGGCGGACTCGACCGCGCCGAAGACGACGTCGCGTTCGACGTTCTTCTCGCGCGAGATCGCATCCACCAACATCAACATTTCGCGATTCATGCCACCACTCTCCTTGTTCAGTCCGACACCGTCATGTCGGGTTTGGGCCTGCGCCCCTTGAAATCCACGATCGGGGCGAGCCGCGCCTCGCGCAGCTCGTCCAGGGTGAAGCCCAGCGCCTGCATCGGGGCGGGCGCGCGCTTCGTGCTGATCTTCTGGCCGGGCTTCGGCGCCGTCTTTCCTTCGGGCTCCTGGCTCCAGACGATCTGCCAGCCCTGGGACCCATCGGCCCCTGCGACCCGCTCCAGCGTGCCGCGAAATTTCTTGCGGTTGGCGGCCACCTGCCCCCCAGCGGCGGCGCCCATGGGCGCCTTCAGCGTGATGTCGATCACCTCGCCGACGAAACGTTCGAAATCCTGCGCATTGCGCAGCGGCCGGTCAATCCCCGGCGAAGAAACCTCAAGCCGCTTGTAGTCGACGCCGTCCACCTCGAGCGCGAACTGCAGCTGGCGGGTGACCTTCTCGCAATCCTCGACGGTAACAAGAGCCTCCGGCGCGCCCGGTGCCGCTGCCTCCGATGTGGGGCCGCTCCAGGGCAAATCAATCGTGACACGCAGCAGTCCTCCCGCCGAGCGTTCGATCTCGACCAGGTCGTAGCCGAGGCCGGCCACGGTTCGTTCCACTGTCTGCTGCAATGCCACGTGCTTGAGTGCGCCTTCTGTGTGTGTCGGTGCGCCGCCCGCCCAGCGCCCCGGAAAATGCTTCGACCAATAAAAAACGGGCGGTAGGTACCCGCCCGTTTGGTCGTGAGCCTCGAATTATATGCCAATCGTGTCAGGAAACGCTGCTTTCTAGGCGGCAAAGGCGCCTGCCGACCGCCTGGCACGCCACCAGACCCAGGCGAACAGCAGCGCGCCGAAAGCCAACGCAGCAGCGGCCACGAGCAGCGGCAGGGTGAAGGAGCCCGTGCGCTGGGCCAGCGGGGCGGCGAAGAGCGGTCCAAGGATCTGCCCGACGCCATAGGAAGCCGTCGCATAGCCGATCAGCCCGGCCGCCGCGTTGCCCCGCAGGCGACGCGCCTCCCGCATTGCGAACAGGGTGATTACCGTGAATGGCAGCCCCAGCAGCAGGCTGCCCAGCATGAAGCCGGCGATGCTCGGGCGAACCACCGACAGCAGCACGCCGAGCGCCTGCAGCCCGTAGGCGAGGGCCAGCAGCAGCCGGTTGTCCCACCGGACCGGCGCCCGCGCGCCGATCAGCGCGCCCGGAACCACCGCCAGACCGAACAGGGGCCAGAAGAAGTCGGGCCAGGACGAGCCCGGCAGCGCCTGGCGCGCAATCACGGGCAAGAAGGTGGCTGTGATGATGTAGCCGAAGCCGGCGAGGCCGTAGAGCGCAACCAGCCACCGCGCATCGGCCCGGGCGGCGGCGGAGTCGGCATGCTCGGCGGCGGCCGAGCCTGCGGCCGCCGCAGGGGCCAGGACATGGGCACCGTCGCCGAAGATGCGCCAGACCCCGACGATCAGCACCGCCGACAACAGCCCGAAGCCGATCCAGCCAGCCTCCGAGCCCCAGCGTCCGATCGTGCCACCCAGCAGACCCGTGACCGCGATGCCGATGCCGGGACCGGTGTAGATCACCCCCTGCAAGGCGGGCGCGTGGGTCTCGGCCAGGCGCCTGAGTCCCCAGCCCGATGCGAAGACGAAGGTCCACGCGCTCATGACCCCGGCCGCCGTGCGCAGCACGCCCCAGGCGGTGAAGCTGTCCCATAGCCCCATCCCGAGCAGCAGCGCCGCGGTGGCGACCAGGCCGCCGCGCACCATGGTGGCAGCCTCGATCCGGATCGCCGCGCAGGACAGCGCGCCCACGAAATAACCCAGGTAATTGAGCGAGGCCAGCAGTCCGCCCGCTTCCAGGCCCAGCCGGCCCTCGTGCAGCATGACCGGCAGCATGGGCGTGAAGGCGAATCGCCCGAGGCCCATCGCCACCGCCAGGGCCACCATGCAGGCCAGCGCCGCGCGCCACGCGCCGCGCCGGTCGCTTCCGATTGTCGACATCGATACGTTCCGGATTCTTTTAATCAGCCAATGGCCGCGGCCACCAGCTTTTGCGTGTAGGGATGCTCCGGCGCATCGAGGACCCGCAGGGCAGCGCCGGATTCGAGGATCGCACCGTCCTTCATGACGATGACCTGGTGCGCCATGGCCCGGATCACCTCGACATCGTGCGTGATCAGCAGGTAGCTCAAGCCGCGCTCGCGCTGCAGGCGCTGCAACAGGCCCAGCACCTGCTTCTGGATGGTGACGTCGAGGGCGCTGGTGGGCTCGTCGAGCACCAGGAGCCGCGGGTCGACGATCAGCGCCCGCGCGATGGCCAGGCGCTGGCGCTGGCCGCCGGAGAATTCGTGGGGATAGCGATCGAGGAGCGACGGGAACTGGGCCTCGGTCAGGCCCACATCGGCCAAGGCCTCGAGCGCGCGCACGCGGCGGGCGGCGGTGTCGAACTCGGGCGCATGCACCGTCAGGCCTTCGCCGACGATCTGCTCCACCGTCATGCGCGGCGAGAGTGAGGAGAACGGGTCCTGGAACACGACCTGCATCTGCCGGCGCAGCGCGCGGTCGCTCGCCCGGCCGCTCTTCCAGCGCTGGCCCGCGACGGCCAGGCTGCCACCGTGCTTGAGCAGGCCCAGGGCGGCCAGGGCCAGGGTCGACTTGCCCGAGCCCGACTCCCCCACCACTCCCAGTGTCTCGCCCTGCCCGATGCGGAAATCCGCGCCTTGCACCGCCACGAACTCGCCCTTGCGGAACCAGCCGGCAAAGCCGGGACGCGAGACCGGGTAGCCCACCCGCAGGCCGTGGGCCTCCAGCACCGGCGGCTCCTGCTGGGGGGGCACGGGCGGCACATCGCGCGCGGGTCGGCTGTCCATCAGCATGCGGGTGTAGGCATGCTGCGGATTGCCGAACACTTCGGCCACGGCGCCCTGCTCGACGATCGCACCGTTCTCCATCACCGCTACGCGGTCGGCAAAGCGGCGCACCAAGTTGAGGTCGTGCGTGATCATCAGCATGGCCATGCGGTGCTTGTCCTGCAGGTCGGCCAGCAGGTCCAGGATCTGCGCCCGCACCGTCACGTCGAGCGCCGTGGTGGGCTCGTCGGCCAGCAGCAGGCGCGGCTTGCAGGCCAGGGCCATGGCGATCATGGCGCGCTGGCGCTGGCCGCCCGAAAGCTGGTGCGGAAAGGCCCGCGCCCGGCGCGCCGGCTCCGGGATGCCGGTGTCGGCCAGGAGCTGGACCGCCGCCTCCTGCGCCGCGCGCTTGGGCAGCGCCTCGTGCACTTCCAGAACCTCGGCGATCTGGTCACCCACGGTGTAGAGCGCGTTCAGCGCGGTCATCGGCTCCTGGAAGATCATCGCGACCTCCTTGCCGCGGATGGCGCGCAGCTCGCGCTCGGGCAGGGTCAGCAGATCGCGCGGGCCGGCGCCCTCCCCGTTCCCCGCCAGCCGCGCGTGGCCGGACACTTCGGCGTTGAGGGCCAGCCGAAGCAGGCTCAGTGCTGTCACGGTCTTGCCGGAGCCCGATTCGCCCACCAGGGCCAGCTTCTCGCCGGGCGCGATGCCGAAGTCGATGCCGTGCACCACTTCCTTGCCACCGAAGGCGACACGCAGGCCCCGCACCTCAAGCAGCGCTGCGCTCACTTGTCGGCCTTCCGCGGATCGAGCGCATCGCGCAATGCGTCGCCCATGAAGGTCAGGAGCATCAGCGTCACGACAAGCACGCCAAAGGTGGAGATCGAGATCCACCAGGCATCTATGTTGGCCTTGCCCTGGCTCAGCAACTCGCCCAGCGAGGGCGTGCCCGGCGGCACGCCCAGGCCCAGGAAGTCGAGCGAGGTGAGCGCCAGGATCGCCGAACTCATGCGAAACGGCAGGAAGGTCACGACCGGCGTCATGCTGTTGGGCAGGATATGGCGCCGCATGATCTGCAGATTGCCCACACCGAGCGCGCGCGCGGCCCGCACATAGTCCATCTGCCGATTGCGCAGAAACTCGGCGCGCACGTAGTCCGACAGGCCCATCCAGCCGAACAGGCTCAGCAGGACCAGCAGCAGCGCCACGCTGGGCGCGAAGATGGCGCTGAAGATGATCAGCAGATAGAGCTCGGGCATGGAGCTCCAGATCTCGATGAAGCGCTGGAAAGCGAGGTCGGTCTTCCCGCCGAAGTAGCCCTGGAGCGCCCCCGTCACGATACCCAGCACCACGCCGATGGCGGTGAGCGCCAGCGCGAACAGGACGCTGACGCGAAAGCCGTAGATCAGCTGCGCCAGCAGGTCGCGGCCGCGGTCGTCACTGCCCAGGAAATTCTCCCTCGAAGGGGCGGCCGGGTTGGGCGATGTCGCGAAGTAGTTGAGCGTCTTCGGGCCGTAGGGATTGGGCGCATAGATCGCCCAGTTGCCGCCCTGGGTGATTCGCTCGCGGATGAACGGATCGAGATAGTCTGCGGGCGTTTCGAAATCGCCGCCAAAGGTCTTCTCGGAGTAGTCGCGCAGCACCGGGAAGTAGGTCTGCCCTTCGTAGCGCACCACGAGCGGCTTGTCGGTCGAAACAATCTCGGCGAACAGGCTCAGGACCACTAGGACGCTGAAGAGCACCAGGCTCCAGAATCCGAGCTTGTTGCGCTTGAAGCGCAGCCAGGCGCGCCGGGCGGGGGAAACGGAGGGCACCGCGCTAGTCAAACTTCACTCTCGGGTCCACGAGGACGTAGCAGAGATCGGAAACGAGCTTGGTCACGAGGCCGATCAGGGTGAAAAGGTAGAGGGTGCCGAGCACCACAGGGTAGTCGCGCCTGATCACGCTCTCGTAGCTCAGGAGGCCCAGCCCGTCGAGCGAGAACAGGGTCTCGATCAGCAGCGACCCGGTGAAGAAGGCGCCGATGAAGGCGGCTGGAAAGCCCGTGATGATCGGAATGAGCGCATTGCGGAACACGTGCTTCCAAAGCACCTTGCGCTCGGTCAGTCCCTTGGCGCGCGCGGTCAGCACGTACTGCTTGCGAATCTCCTCGAGGAAGGAATTCTTGGTCAGCATCGCGGTCACGGCAAAGCTCCCCAGCACCATGGCCGTCACCGGCAGCGCAATGTGCCACAGGTAGTCGACGATCTTCGCACCCCATCCCAGGCTGTCCCAGTTGGACGACGTCAGTCCGCGCAGGGGGAACCACTGGAGTTGCCCGCCGAATACCACGAGCAATGCCACCCCCAGCACGAAACCCGGAATGGCATAGCCCACCAGCACGATCAGCGTGGTGACGGTGTCGAATCGCGATCCGGCACGGACGGCCTTCGCCACGCCGAGCGGCACCGCGATCAGGTAGCTGATGAAGAAGGTCCAGAGGCCGAGGCTGACGGACACCGGGAGCTTCTCCTTGACCAGTTCCCAGACGTCCTTGTGCTGGTAGAAGCTGGTCCCCAGGTCGAAGCGGGCGAAGGACTTGAGCATCATCCAGAAGCGTTCCGCAGGTGGCTTGTCGAAGCCGTAGAGCTTCTTGATTTCCTCGATGCGCTTCTCGTCCAGGCCCTGCCGGCCGCGGTAGCCGGCGCCCGAGCTGGCCGCGCGCTCGCCGCCCGAATCCCGCCCCTGCAGCTGCGCCACCATCTGCTCGACCGGCCCGCCCGGCACGAACTGGACCGTGACGAAGGTCAGCAGCAGCACGCCGAAGAGCGTGGGCACCATCAGCAGCAGGCGTTTGAGGATGTAGCTGGCCATCGCGATTTCACTTGTTGGAGGGCGATGCCCACCACGTGCTCATGGCCCAGGTATCGGCCTGGTAGTAGGGCGGGATCCGGTCCGGCAGAACGAAGGGCCGAGGCCGGTAGCCGATCAGGAAGGCGTCGCCATAGTACTGGGGCACCGAGTAGTGCCCATGCGAGAGCACGCGATCGAGCGAGCGCATTGCGGCGCTGAGCTCGGGCCGGGTCGTCGCGCTCACG
Above is a window of Variovorax sp. RA8 DNA encoding:
- a CDS encoding YbfB/YjiJ family MFS transporter — translated: MSTIGSDRRGAWRAALACMVALAVAMGLGRFAFTPMLPVMLHEGRLGLEAGGLLASLNYLGYFVGALSCAAIRIEAATMVRGGLVATAALLLGMGLWDSFTAWGVLRTAAGVMSAWTFVFASGWGLRRLAETHAPALQGVIYTGPGIGIAVTGLLGGTIGRWGSEAGWIGFGLLSAVLIVGVWRIFGDGAHVLAPAAAAGSAAAEHADSAAARADARWLVALYGLAGFGYIITATFLPVIARQALPGSSWPDFFWPLFGLAVVPGALIGARAPVRWDNRLLLALAYGLQALGVLLSVVRPSIAGFMLGSLLLGLPFTVITLFAMREARRLRGNAAAGLIGYATASYGVGQILGPLFAAPLAQRTGSFTLPLLVAAAALAFGALLFAWVWWRARRSAGAFAA
- a CDS encoding ABC transporter ATP-binding protein, whose protein sequence is MSAALLEVRGLRVAFGGKEVVHGIDFGIAPGEKLALVGESGSGKTVTALSLLRLALNAEVSGHARLAGNGEGAGPRDLLTLPERELRAIRGKEVAMIFQEPMTALNALYTVGDQIAEVLEVHEALPKRAAQEAAVQLLADTGIPEPARRARAFPHQLSGGQRQRAMIAMALACKPRLLLADEPTTALDVTVRAQILDLLADLQDKHRMAMLMITHDLNLVRRFADRVAVMENGAIVEQGAVAEVFGNPQHAYTRMLMDSRPARDVPPVPPQQEPPVLEAHGLRVGYPVSRPGFAGWFRKGEFVAVQGADFRIGQGETLGVVGESGSGKSTLALAALGLLKHGGSLAVAGQRWKSGRASDRALRRQMQVVFQDPFSSLSPRMTVEQIVGEGLTVHAPEFDTAARRVRALEALADVGLTEAQFPSLLDRYPHEFSGGQRQRLAIARALIVDPRLLVLDEPTSALDVTIQKQVLGLLQRLQRERGLSYLLITHDVEVIRAMAHQVIVMKDGAILESGAALRVLDAPEHPYTQKLVAAAIG
- a CDS encoding ABC transporter permease translates to MPSVSPARRAWLRFKRNKLGFWSLVLFSVLVVLSLFAEIVSTDKPLVVRYEGQTYFPVLRDYSEKTFGGDFETPADYLDPFIRERITQGGNWAIYAPNPYGPKTLNYFATSPNPAAPSRENFLGSDDRGRDLLAQLIYGFRVSVLFALALTAIGVVLGIVTGALQGYFGGKTDLAFQRFIEIWSSMPELYLLIIFSAIFAPSVALLLVLLSLFGWMGLSDYVRAEFLRNRQMDYVRAARALGVGNLQIMRRHILPNSMTPVVTFLPFRMSSAILALTSLDFLGLGVPPGTPSLGELLSQGKANIDAWWISISTFGVLVVTLMLLTFMGDALRDALDPRKADK
- a CDS encoding microcin C ABC transporter permease YejB — protein: MASYILKRLLLMVPTLFGVLLLTFVTVQFVPGGPVEQMVAQLQGRDSGGERAASSGAGYRGRQGLDEKRIEEIKKLYGFDKPPAERFWMMLKSFARFDLGTSFYQHKDVWELVKEKLPVSVSLGLWTFFISYLIAVPLGVAKAVRAGSRFDTVTTLIVLVGYAIPGFVLGVALLVVFGGQLQWFPLRGLTSSNWDSLGWGAKIVDYLWHIALPVTAMVLGSFAVTAMLTKNSFLEEIRKQYVLTARAKGLTERKVLWKHVFRNALIPIITGFPAAFIGAFFTGSLLIETLFSLDGLGLLSYESVIRRDYPVVLGTLYLFTLIGLVTKLVSDLCYVLVDPRVKFD